The following are encoded in a window of Hippoglossus hippoglossus isolate fHipHip1 chromosome 23, fHipHip1.pri, whole genome shotgun sequence genomic DNA:
- the LOC117757586 gene encoding beta-2-microglobulin-like has product MKFALCLAALAAVYCSVDSTYSSPKVQVYSSAKGKFGEGNTLICNVRDFHPPDITIELLQDGVAIPQSMQTDLSFKQNWQFHLMNTVPFTPLDGHKYSCRVTHVSSVKHYGWEPNM; this is encoded by the exons ATGAAGTTTGCCCTGTGCCTGGCGGCTCTGGCGGCCGTCTACTGCTCCGTGGACTCCACATACA GTTCACCCAAGGTCCAGGTGTACAGCAGTGCCAAAGGAAAGTTCGGAGAGGGCAACACCCTGATCTGCAACGTGAGGGACTTCCACCCACCTGACATCACCAtcgagctgctgcaggacggAGTGGCGATCCCTCAATCCATGCAGACGGACCTGTCCTTCAAACAGAACTGGCAATTTCATCTGATGAACACCGTGCCCTTCACTCCCCTCGATGGACACAAGTACAGCTGCAGGGTCACTCACGTCAGCAGCGTTAAACACTATGGCTGGG AGCCAAACATGTAA
- the LOC117757584 gene encoding beta-2-microglobulin-like isoform X2 — translation MRDLIFILLSAVVCSSLAKEDPPNVQVYTRLKEEFGKDNILICHVTCFYPPLITIDLLKNGETIPKANQTDLAFANTWKYHLTKAVAITLSQEDKFVCRVTHMGKTNDHILDLD, via the exons ATGCGGGACTTAATCTTTATTCTCCTATCGGCTGTGGTCTGCTCATCACTGGCCAAGGAAG ATCCACCCAACGTTCAGGTGTACACCCGTCTCAAAGAAGAGTTTGGGAAAGACAACATCTTAATCTGTCACGTGACTTGCTTCTACCCGCCACTGATCACCATTGACCTGCTGAAGAATGGAGAGACAATTCCGAAAGCCAATCAGACAGACCTGGCTTTCGCGAACACCTGGAAGTACCACCTGACCAAAGCTGTGGCCATCACCCTGAGCCAAGAAGACAAGTTCGTTTGCAGAGTGACCCACATGGGGAAGACCAACGATCACATTTTGG ATCTTGACTAG
- the LOC117757584 gene encoding beta-2-microglobulin-like isoform X1: protein MRDLIFILLSAVVCSSLAKEDPPNVQVYTRLKEEFGKDNILICHVTCFYPPLITIDLLKNGETIPKANQTDLAFANTWKYHLTKAVAITLSQEDKFVCRVTHMGKTNDHILELGSVKISVCTFPLTDPDALNQIYLFYKEDCCDQSRCKNPEMPCTQFDMIVLFFKGQKPRPYRLQA, encoded by the exons ATGCGGGACTTAATCTTTATTCTCCTATCGGCTGTGGTCTGCTCATCACTGGCCAAGGAAG ATCCACCCAACGTTCAGGTGTACACCCGTCTCAAAGAAGAGTTTGGGAAAGACAACATCTTAATCTGTCACGTGACTTGCTTCTACCCGCCACTGATCACCATTGACCTGCTGAAGAATGGAGAGACAATTCCGAAAGCCAATCAGACAGACCTGGCTTTCGCGAACACCTGGAAGTACCACCTGACCAAAGCTGTGGCCATCACCCTGAGCCAAGAAGACAAGTTCGTTTGCAGAGTGACCCACATGGGGAAGACCAACGATCACATTTTGG agct tGGCTCTGTAAAGATCTCTGTTTGTACCTTTCCGTTAACCGACCCTGATGCATTAAACCAAATCTATCTGTTTTATAAAGAGGACTGTTGTGATCAATCCAGGTGTAAGAACCCTGAGATGCCATGTACACAGTTTGatatgattgttttattttttaaaggacAAAAACCCCGGCCATACAGGCTACAAGCTTAA
- the irak3 gene encoding interleukin-1 receptor-associated kinase 3, with the protein MDPDTLLYDVPPAVLEGFHRIMDCGGDTLGWRGLAVRILPSYLELRILERLEAAGRSPSRELLWSWAQQNKRVRDLQKVLQDMGHLRALQLFQGPAQVSESPPPPSDLPAESTGQTSAAEVKESLQPEVSSSSQPSIPMWSTAENQTAGLTLQDVIEGTRSFHPETRIAEGHFANVYRAQIGSNTFAVKLFKQINGVTWKKLWDAFRKEMEVHHMYQHPNIVELLDCFSDEDHYCLVYPYLPNGSLYHRLHPQDGEPPLFWEERLTIIKGIAKALHHLHMARPCQVICGNVSSENILLDDALQPKLSDFGLARLRPYSASQQCTITLDTGSHSNPGYLPEEYIRDGKLTFSLDVYSFGMVIMETVTGRKVIEDAPNQKLLRDALVTEVENSGGGVDSCLRFLDEAAGRWPTAMAISLLALALECTASRPRLRPSMENVLLTLSQLLPPPRCPLADQPRSLHDEATVTAPQSPLSSIPVEHDEQRSPLASSSLTGPSEYSQSEVAYLSDTMGPYGEAKPDLYSSLPVECSCSAEAAGQACEDCRANRMAADLAESPQYSSMVENKAKSRLRDKLSLYNKGLIQTEELFSEAGLQ; encoded by the exons ATGGACCCCGACACTTTGCTCTACGATGTCCCCCCGGCTGTGCTCGAGGGCTTCCACAGGATCATGGACTGCGGAGGGGACACCCTCGGGTGGCGTGGACTGG CTGTCCGAATCCTCCCCAGCTACTTAGAACTTCGCATTTTGGAGCGCTTGGAGGCGGCGGGCCGGAGTCCCAGCAGGGAGCTGCTGTGGTCCTGGGCCCAGCAGAACAAAAGGGTACGGGACCTGCAGAAGGTGCTGCAGGACATGGGCCACCTCAGGGCCCTGCAGCTCTTCCAGGGTCCAGCTCAAG TTTCAGAATCACCCCCGCCTCCCAGCGATCTACCAGCAGAGTCCACAGGGCAGACGTCAGCAGCTGAAGTGAAG GAATCCCTCCAGCCAGAGGTGAGCTCCTCAAGTCAACCTTCAATTCCTA TGTGGTCCACAGCAGAAAACCAGACAGCCGGACTCACTTTGCAAGACGTCATAGAAGGAACCCGCAGTTTTCATCCTGAAACCAGAATTGCAGAAGGCCACTTTGCTAACGTCTACAGAGCACAGATAGGAAGTAATACATTTGCAGTGAAGCTTTTCAAGCAG ATAAACGGCGTGACCTGGAAGAAGCTGTGGGATGCCTTCAGAAAAGAAATGGAGGTTCATCACAT GTATCAACATCCAAACATAGTGGAGCTGCTGGACTGTTTCTCTGATGAGGATCACTACTGTCTGGTCTACCCATACCTCCCCAACGGATCACTTTACCACAGGCTGCACCCACAG GATGGAGAGCCCCCTCTGTTTTGGGAGGAGCGTCTCACTATCATCAAGGGAATCGCAAAGGCTTTGCATCACCTCCATATGGCCAGGCCCTGCCAAGTGATCTGTGGCAACGTCTCCAG TGAGAACATACTCTTAGATGACGCCCTGCAGCCCAAGCTGTCAGACTTCGGGTTGGCCCGTCTACGTCCTTATTCAGCCAGTCAGCAATGCACCATCACCCTCGACACGGGTTCCCACAGCAACCCGGGATACCTCCCTGAGGAGTACATCCGGGACGGCAAGCTGACCTTCAGCCTGGACGTTTACAGCTTCGGAATG GTGATAATGGAAACAGTGACAGGACGGAAGGTCATAGAGGACGCACCCAATCAAAAACTGCTG agaGACGCGTTAGTCACAGAGGTGGAGaacagtggtggtggtgtggaCTCTTGTCTGCGTTTTTTGGACGAGGCGGCCGGTCGCTGGCCGACAGCAATGGCCATCAGCCTCCTGGCTCTGGCCTTGGAATGCACTGCAAGCCGCCCCCGCCTCAGACCAAGCATGGAGAAC GTACTTCTGACACTGAGCCAGCTGCTTCCTCCGCCCAGATGCCCGCTGGCCGACCAACCCCGCAGCCTGCACGATGAAGCCACTGTTACTGCCCCACAGAGCCCCTTGTCCTCCATCCCCGTGGAGCACGACGAGCAGCGCAGCCCCCTTGCCTCTTCATCACTGACAGGGCCCAGCGAGTACAGCCAGTCAGAGGTGGCCTACCTGAGTGACACTATGGGGCCCTATGGGGAGGCCAAACCCGACCTGTACAGCAGCTTGCCCGTGGAGTGCAGCTGCTCGGCCGAGGCGGCTGGCCAGGCCTGCGAGGACTGCAGGGCCAACAGGATGGCCGCCGACCTCGCAGAGAGTCCTCAGT ATTCCAGCATGGTGGAAAACAAAGCCAAGAGCAGGCTGAGGGACAAACTGAGTCTGTACAACAAAGGGCTGATTCAGACAGAGGAACTGTTCTCTGAGGCAGGGCTGCAGTAG
- the cdnf gene encoding cerebral dopamine neurotrophic factor isoform X1, which translates to MSVLSLAVLLFFRGSTFSAAADCEVHWCSVCVSFLHRLYGSLNSAHTELSPALVEEELLRACTVAQGKEARLCYYLGASSDSATRVTASVSRPLASHVPVEKICQRMSSTDTQICQLSYEPQLKDLSSDGLKKLRVLELRNILASWGEECRGCLEKHEFVSLIQEKAPLHAHTVEL; encoded by the exons ATGTCGGTGCTGTCTCTGGCCGTTCTCCTGTTTTTCAGAGGCTCTACTTTCTCTGCCGCAGCCGACTGTGAAG tGCACtggtgttcagtgtgtgtgagcttcCTCCACAGACTGTACGGCAGCCTGAACTCAGCCCACACAGAACTCAGCCCGgccctggtggaggaggagctgctccgGGCATGCACCGTCGCCCAGGGGAAGGAAGCCAGGCTG TGTTACTACCTCGGAGCCAGTAGTGACTCAGCGACACGTGTCACAGCATCAGTGTCCCGCCCGCTGGCCTCTCACGTGCCCGTTGAGAAGATCTGTCAGCGCatgagcagcacagacacacagatctGTCAGCTCAGTTATG aGCCTCAGCTGAAGGATCTGAGCAGCGATGGGCTGAAGAAGCTGAGAGTTTTGGAGCTGAGGAACATCTTAGCCTCATGGGGGGAGGAATGTCGAGGCTGCCTGGAGAAACACGAGTTCGTCAGCCTCATCCAGGAGAAGGCCCCGCTGCACGCTCACACTGTGGAACTATGA
- the cdnf gene encoding cerebral dopamine neurotrophic factor isoform X2, which translates to MSVLSLAVLLFFRGSTFSAAADCEVCVSFLHRLYGSLNSAHTELSPALVEEELLRACTVAQGKEARLCYYLGASSDSATRVTASVSRPLASHVPVEKICQRMSSTDTQICQLSYEPQLKDLSSDGLKKLRVLELRNILASWGEECRGCLEKHEFVSLIQEKAPLHAHTVEL; encoded by the exons ATGTCGGTGCTGTCTCTGGCCGTTCTCCTGTTTTTCAGAGGCTCTACTTTCTCTGCCGCAGCCGACTGTGAAG tgtgtgtgagcttcCTCCACAGACTGTACGGCAGCCTGAACTCAGCCCACACAGAACTCAGCCCGgccctggtggaggaggagctgctccgGGCATGCACCGTCGCCCAGGGGAAGGAAGCCAGGCTG TGTTACTACCTCGGAGCCAGTAGTGACTCAGCGACACGTGTCACAGCATCAGTGTCCCGCCCGCTGGCCTCTCACGTGCCCGTTGAGAAGATCTGTCAGCGCatgagcagcacagacacacagatctGTCAGCTCAGTTATG aGCCTCAGCTGAAGGATCTGAGCAGCGATGGGCTGAAGAAGCTGAGAGTTTTGGAGCTGAGGAACATCTTAGCCTCATGGGGGGAGGAATGTCGAGGCTGCCTGGAGAAACACGAGTTCGTCAGCCTCATCCAGGAGAAGGCCCCGCTGCACGCTCACACTGTGGAACTATGA